The genome window TGTTCAATTTGTCCGGCAGGGGATATCATTTCTCACATAACATAGTAATTGTGGGCTTCGATGAAAGGAATGGCACGGTGTATTACCATGATCCCTTATGTTCAGCCTATACCAGTGCCGAGGACGGAATGTATGCACCACTCCCCATCGATATTTTTAGAAAATCGGTTTATTCTGTTCACTGGTGCATTTGGAACGGATGGGAAGAAGGATATACCACCCTGGCATTCAAAAAAGCGAGAGAGTCCCTGCCGAAAGAAAAGGCGTTTGAGATGGCACATGAAAGAAACATCCAAAGGATGAAGGGCAATGCTTCCGCCTACGATGGACAAAGTTGCAGAGAAAATTTTTGCGTATTTGGGGTTGATGCCCTGAGGGCGTTGAAGAAAGATTTTGGATTGGCGAGCTTTGCAATCAGAGCGCCCTTTTTGGTGCTGATAACCAAATTCTATCCCTATCTCTCATTGATTATGCAGTCATATGAATTCACAGCCATGGAGAAGCACAATGTATCGGAGTTTCTTTACCAAAATTCAAACCTCAGCCCCATATGCAAACGTGATGCCCTCTTGCTTGAAACCGAGGCAGACCACTGGAAGGAGATGAAGTCCTACATGGCAGAGCTAAATGATATTATGGACAGTCTCCTGGAAACAATGTTATACGCTATGCCTATAATCCAAAGCATTACAGAAACAATCAATAAGATAATCGACGTGGAGATGGATATTATATCCGGGTGATGCATTTTATCTTGCATGCCACATACGGAAAGAGTTATCAAACGATTCCGCTTAATAAGCCGATACCATGCAGATAAAGGAAGAAGGGAATGTCATAGTTGCAAAATTTGTTGAGGGCAACGCTATAAAAAATCTGGAGAAACTGGCGATCGAGCAGGACATACAATCTGCGGCGATTCTATCAGGCATAGGCATGTTGAAAAATGCTGTTGCAGGCTATTTTGACGGCAGGAAATACATTGAAAAAAAGATAGAGGGGGCAGCAGAACTGGTATCGATGCAGGGCAATATTGGTAAAGATGGAGAAGACAATATTATATGCCACATTCACGTAGCTTTAGCTCCTCCAGATCATCGCCTTATTGGAGGACATCTGCTCGACGGGGAAGTTCATGTTGTGAATGAGATTATTCTGCAGAAACTAAAGGACATAAAAATACGCAGGGAAAGGAATTCAGATGGTTTAATGGAAATGAGACTGAAATAACAAATTCAAGTAAAAGATATGTCGTCACCAGCGTGTCACAGGACGCTTCAGTTGTCCCCACTCCGGTCGGGGGCAGCGGCACAGGCATGCAGGTCGCTTCTTTGCAACACTACGCATCCATATGACATATCCTCAAAGTTCTTTTCTCCGATAACTTTTGAAGAGGGAGGTGCTGTCCGTGATTTTGAGATGGAAGGTAAGCTACTGAAAGAAAAGAAGGTTAAGTCCTATGTGCCCAGTATTAGACGCAAAGATTTCCTGAACTTGACTTTGGATTTGTTTTCCCTTTATATTCTATTATTACATTACCAAGCTGTTACGGGAGTGGCACCCAAGTCTCTGTTGACGCCAGACTGCGGGGAAAATACCGCATGACCGCCACCATGTCCTGCATGAATGCCGTTTACATCGACAAGCCACAGCGATGGTAAAAGTTGCCTGTATTTGTAGAAAACAGGGGCACCACTGTCACCGCTCTGGCCCTGATAGGAGGCATATACTTGATCATAAAGCCAGTGATGCGTGTCGCTCCATATTGTTCTGTCTGTGTATGCTACAGATCCATCAACCAGTCCGGACGTAATACCAGACATATAGACGTGGTGACCTACAGAGGGATCAAACTTACCCCATACTAAGCCAAGACTGCCACTGGAATAAAGATAAATGTAC of Candidatus Thermoplasmatota archaeon contains these proteins:
- a CDS encoding C39 family peptidase — protein: HLVYLPTNASWMNMIERVFSKYDKDILQNSNFETVREAMNRTTNYFEKETSFRNWRKMDIPVCTSIDFTMLPYYVELFNLSGRGYHFSHNIVIVGFDERNGTVYYHDPLCSAYTSAEDGMYAPLPIDIFRKSVYSVHWCIWNGWEEGYTTLAFKKARESLPKEKAFEMAHERNIQRMKGNASAYDGQSCRENFCVFGVDALRALKKDFGLASFAIRAPFLVLITKFYPYLSLIMQSYEFTAMEKHNVSEFLYQNSNLSPICKRDALLLETEADHWKEMKSYMAELNDIMDSLLETMLYAMPIIQSITETINKIIDVEMDIISG
- a CDS encoding DUF296 domain-containing protein; this encodes MQIKEEGNVIVAKFVEGNAIKNLEKLAIEQDIQSAAILSGIGMLKNAVAGYFDGRKYIEKKIEGAAELVSMQGNIGKDGEDNIICHIHVALAPPDHRLIGGHLLDGEVHVVNEIILQKLKDIKIRRERNSDGLMEMRLK